A window of the Tiliqua scincoides isolate rTilSci1 chromosome 5, rTilSci1.hap2, whole genome shotgun sequence genome harbors these coding sequences:
- the HRC gene encoding sarcoplasmic reticulum histidine-rich calcium-binding protein, protein MASWKAWTLGLLLVLLCSFQLPRAHGEEQQQQHHHHGDVEHPGHHHEDEHQHPKEHHHHGHHHSHDDDGDDDDDDDHHHHATHHHEGGHYQEGHHPHHDDDDDDEDKHHHHHHHEEHHSSHHHHDDDDDDDDDDDKHHHHHHEHHRDHHHDDDDDDDDDKHVHHHHHEHHGHHQNHDDDDDDDDDDDDKHVHHHYHEHHGHHHHHDEDDDDDDDDGKHHHHRHEHHGDHHHDNDDDDDDDDDNDDKHVHHHHHEHHGHHHKDDDDDDDDDDDDDKHHHHHHEHHQHHKDDDDDDDDDDDDDKHHHHHHEHHGHHQHHKDDDDDDDDDDDDDKHHYHHHHHHDDYDDDDDDDDEHHHHEHYSKHHHQKDDDDDDDDDDDEEDAHGHHHHGGHHHHKKDEDKEHHRHHHKKESKEEEEEEEEGQKHKHRKHEGHVKTKKHHEGDEEEDEDDDDEDYETGSLCHYCAFCKYCDECDKCPCKEGDRSEHCASCQYCHYCYVCPVCETACTPGSIVDELSGALFQTFATIFEQREH, encoded by the exons ATGGCTTCCTGGAAGGCCTGGACGCTGGGCCTCCTTCTGGTCCTGCTCTGCTCATTCCAGCTccccagagcacatggagaggagcagcagcagcagcaccaccatcATGGAGATGTAGAGCACCCTGGCCACCACCACGAGGATGAACACCAACATCCAAAAGAGCACCATCATCACGGGCATCACCATTCGCacgatgatgatggtgatgacgatgacgatgatgatcatcatcaccATGCCACGCACCATCATGAAGGTGGACATTACCAAGAAGGCCATCATCctcatcatgatgatgatgacgatgacgaaGATaagcatcaccaccaccaccaccatgaggAACACCATAGCAGTCATCAccaccatgatgatgatgatgatgatgatgatgatgatgacaaacatcaccaccaccatcatgaaCATCATAGAGACCACCACCATGACGATGACGATGACGATGACGATGACAAACATGTTCATCATCACCACCATGAACATCATGGACATCATCAaaaccatgatgatgatgatgacgatgatgatgatgacgatgacaaACATGTACATCACCACTACCATGAACATCatgggcaccaccaccaccatgatgaagacgacgacgacgacgacgacgatggCAAACATCATCACCATCGTCATGAACATCATGGAGACCACCACCACGAcaatgacgacgacgacgacgatgacGACGACAACGATGACAAACACGTACATCATCACCATCATGAACATCATGGGCACCACcacaaagatgatgatgatgatgatgatgatgatgatgatgacgacaaacatcaccaccaccatcatgaaCATCATCAACACcacaaagatgatgatgatgatgatgatgatgatgatgatgatgacaaacatcaccaccaccatcacgaACATCATGGACATCATCAACACCACAaagatgacgacgacgacgacgacgacgatgatgaCGATGACAAACATcactaccaccatcaccaccaccatgatgattacgacgacgacgacgatgacGATGATGAACATCACCATCATGAACATTACAGTAAGCACCATCACCAAAaggatgatgatgacgatgacgacgacgacgacgatgagGAAGATGCCCATGGGCACCATCATCATGGTGGCCATCATCACCATAAGAAAGATGAAGACAAAGAGCACCATCGTCATCACCATAAAAAGGAAtccaaagaagaggaggaggaggaggaggaaggacagaaGCACAAGCACCGCAAACATGAAGGCCATGTAAAGACCAAGAAACACCATGAAGGTGATGAAG AAGAGGATGAAGACGACGACGATGAGGACTACGAGACAGGATCTCTTTGCCACTACTGTGCCTTTTGCAAG TATTGTGATGAGTGCGATAAGTGCCCCTGTAAAGAAGGAGATCGCAGTGAACACTGTGCAAGCTGTCAG TATTGCCATTACTGTTACGTTTGCCCTGTGTGTGAGACGGCCTGCACGCCAG GGAGCATTGTAGATGAATTATCAGGAGCCTTATTCCA GACATTTGCCACTATCTTTGAGCAGCGGGAGCATTGA